The Nitrospirae bacterium YQR-1 genomic interval GGCAACCGACCTGGGTAAGGTAATCGGGAAACAGGGTAAAACGGCTCGCGCTATGAGGACAATTCTTTCAGCCTCGGGAACTAAGATAGGTAAGCGTTCCGTACTGGAAATTCTCGAATAATAAAGCATCTCAATAAAAATTTCTGATGGGCAGCATATGCGGTAAGTAGGTGCTGCCCGTTGGTTTTCAGGGGTTCTGTGGCATACATAGAGGTTGGAAAGATATTAAAACCGCATGGCCTCAAAGGTGAGATGAGGGCGGTGCTGGATTTGACTTTTGCAGATTTTGAGAGTTTTTTCATCGAAAGAGGCGGCAGTGTGCAATCCATGGCTGTGGTTTCCATCAGAGACGGCACTAACAGCTCTTTGCTTAAACTTGCCGGCGTTGAAACGATTGAAGATGCTGCGGCCTATAGCGGCGCTCTGATAAAAATAGATGAAAATTCGCTTCCTACACTGCCGGAGGGACATTACTACCACCACGAAATAATCGGCCTTGAGGTTATATCCACAGAGGGGGAAAGCATAGGTAAAGTGGAGGATATCATAGATGTTAAATCCAATGATGTCTATGTGGTTGAAAAGGAAGGCAGGGAGTACTTAATTCCCGCAATTGCCGATGTGATAAAGGAGATAGATATAGTGGAAGGGAAAATAGTTATTGAGGTTATAGAGGGGCTGCTTCAGCCATGAGATTTAACGTTCTGACAATTTTTCCCGGGCTGATTGATTTTTATATAAACGAGAGTATAATAAAACGTGCTATAGCCTCCGATAAGGTGCAAGTCAGAGCGGTTAATATAAGGGACTACGC includes:
- a CDS encoding KH domain-containing protein, with translation MMKELVEVMARALVDKPEEVSVKEVDGEKTTVFELRVAATDLGKVIGKQGKTARAMRTILSASGTKIGKRSVLEILE
- the rimM gene encoding ribosome maturation factor RimM (Essential for efficient processing of 16S rRNA), with the translated sequence MAYIEVGKILKPHGLKGEMRAVLDLTFADFESFFIERGGSVQSMAVVSIRDGTNSSLLKLAGVETIEDAAAYSGALIKIDENSLPTLPEGHYYHHEIIGLEVISTEGESIGKVEDIIDVKSNDVYVVEKEGREYLIPAIADVIKEIDIVEGKIVIEVIEGLLQP